The Culex quinquefasciatus strain JHB chromosome 2, VPISU_Cqui_1.0_pri_paternal, whole genome shotgun sequence genome contains the following window.
TTCATCGgacatttaaatttttcgaagcgCGGTTTATTCGGCGCGTTTACATCGGATGGcatgtaaatttcaattgaatttgatgtaaattcacATCATTAATGActtgcacttttggtacatcataaatgatgtaaatttacccatttttttctgtgagggtgaacaattcgatcatcttttactccataATCTGAACACCcgcgtgcataagttttttttttgcacgaattttaatgctacaaataccggcgcataaaacaaaatggtttccctcttCTCTCCCTCCCCAAGCACCGGatatttgtagcgggtgtagggacactttgcatagacgcccttgctcccatcacgtcactgagggtatggagcgacgagaaattaataagcatgcccccttaGCCGAACTTTCATTAGAGAAGCAAGCAATCCACAACACACAGCGACCGACACGTATAAATTTAAATTGGCGTGCATGGTTTGTCTTTATTGATCTGAATGAATGTTAGTATAAGTGAAAgagtattttgatatttatataggaaagatctcaccaaataaGAAAAACTTCAGTTGTTGGTCCATTCCGACCGATTCGCCACGCGTCTTCCAGCTTCCAGCATAGAAACAGATCTCGCCTGAGCGGATACTGCTGGGGTGTCGATGTGCTGCTGCAAACCTTGATGAATTTCTTTAGCAATCGATCCTTGGTCCAAATCCAACACCTCGCTGGTATTGATGAGAGCTCGCAGTTCCCGTTACCTTCTGGGGTAGCAATCGCACCCACGAATCGCGGAAACCGTATTTTCAATGGCACTGTTGCTGGTACaagatttctttttaaaatgatactcaaatttaatttttgcaaacCAAACATATATTTTGTCGTTTATTAAACTCAGTCCAAcattcaaaagaaaaaatcatcagTTCATGTGTATATTTTATGTACATCGCGAATGTGTCTGTTCATCCCGGTGTAGTAGATGAAGCCTTTTCCACAGTGCTCGCACGAGTACGGTCGCGTCCCGGTGTGGGTAAACTGATGATATTCCAGCGATTTTGCCGTGTTGAAGAACTTTCCACACAGCTGACAGCAATGTTTGCCCGCATCCTTTCCGTGTTTGACCAGATGGTGATGTTTCAGGTCCGATCTACAAGAATGTgtttctttgaaatttaaacttttataataaaattaatgtaACCAGTTACCGCTTCTTGTACTTCCTATCGCAGTACTTGCACTTCCACACCGTTCCGTTGTGGAAGTTGCGCTCGTGCGCGAGCAGGGCTTTCCGCGAGCCGCACTTGATCTTGCAAAACGAACAGGTGAGCGACTTGTCCCGGCAGATTTTCTCGTGGAGGATGAGATTTTTCTTGCTCAGGAATCGCTTCTTGCACATCACGCGACACTGGAGCATGTTGTCAAAGTGTATGTTGTGAATGTGTTTCTCCAGCTGGTACGCGTTCGCGTAAAGGCACTGGCAAAATCGGCACTTGTGCTGAAAATAGTAAAACAATGGTTAGGAACAGAATTTCATGATCCTCCAGAGACATATTTTACCTCTGTTGAGACAATACCCTCCTCGCCGTTATTCTGTTGAATTTTTTCAGTCACAATCGGATGTGGACTGATTTGGTTAACTTCATGTTCAGGGGTAATTTCATTCTCGGGTAGAATATAAATGTCAGCTCCGTCAGTTCCGCTTTGTTTATCGACCAGCATCAGGTGCCTCTTTGTCATCAAATGTTTTTGGAAgtaatcactaaaatttgaccaattatatacgattgcaaaaaaacaccataCAATTCAACTGACTTTCTTCCGAAAGTAAGATTACAAACGGTACAGGTGGTTCCCACGAGAGCCAGTCCAAGTTCCTCTTCGTAGCCAGCTTCTTTGGCTTGCAGCTGATGCTGCTTAGTCAGTCTGTGTCTGTCGAAATTTGCTCTGGGATTACACCAGAGAGCAAAGTTACAATCATTGAAGTTTTAATAGAGCACTTCTCTACAATTTCGCAAATCGAATTTTGTTTGgctgttttaaatttaaatttagcatCGTCCATTCCGTTTGTTATgtccaaaaagtacattttgCGTTATTGATTCGACCATACAAAACTCCGTTAAAAATTTGGgtgctgtccataaaaaagtgcattgaaaatattcattttattaggttgcttCAACAATTACATTGGTGCAGATGTTATTatgagctgagatatggactacctttcaacagctgatttgttcgaaatggGGGGAGAACGAATTGGACtgggaaggcaaaaaaaattcaaaaataatcttCGCattgaaaatattcgaaaattttgagaatgacTTTTTGACGCTTAAATTTCGTTtcgtaaaaaaattatattgataTTTATAAGTTATTTTCTGTCCTATCCCTCGGTGAGGAAAGAGCGGAtatgcattttgacagctggatttTTAATCTTGCAAATCCCAAGACAGCAgttaacttttccaaaaaacccaaagtgttaaacaatagctggcctCCCTAGATTCCTTTTGAGTGTCTTCGGCTGcaaaactctataataaagaatttaaaaaaagaaaaaaaaagcttcctTTTGGAACATCATACAAACGACTTTTCATTCCTAATCCGACCAGTCCCTGCAATTGATGAAGGTTTTGTACTGTCAATAGCGGTAATTTTGTCAAACTACACCCCAAACGGTAAACTTATCATTTTGATACAAATCTGCATAGAACTACAGTATTTGTTCGTTAACTGAGTGTTGTTTAACTATAGGCcaaatgccaaaaaaaaaaaaacaataacaatgcaaaatgatcaaagcaattccctacgaaatcggtctttttgcaattttaatttttgtattatttaatccgtctgaaacttttttggtgccttcggtatgcccaaagaagccattttgaatcagagcaactctctactaaaaccggaaattgattttatttgtattttttgatttggctaaaactttgtgggggccttcccgaATATTAgtcctgattaaaaaaaaatagaaacggTTACTcatggtaactttttttttaaatcgaaaaattgcaaatatttcgtttaaatcaaactttcggtggctatatcttgaaaacggagccctttattcaaaaaatctggtgagtacagccatccctcatattcggaacagtttacagatcggccaatgttcaaaaaatcatagaaaatcgataattgaacttaatgattcgcttttaccttcatttgaaagcttttcttgcgatctttcgaatgctgtattgaacaactgcaaattttgacttttatatcaagtttttgacgaaaaactttgacccttgaaatctacaaattcggaacacttttttcttacggatgtaaacaaactttgattctctccaggagtacatattttctacaaaataatgacttcacacactggaaACAATGAAACTAAAGCTtaataatgttttataaatggtctgataacgttttttttgtgaaaatatctgttaaattcaggtgtttcacaattgtgggaggcacaataacatcccacaattatggaacaggcaatttggaggcagtgttttgcagctctgaacaaaacagtctcgaaatgcagttttttattcaaaaagatgtccttttgctagtgaaatagcaagagaatgtccaaataaaggtcctaaaaatagaagggtcgccagaaaagattcatttggcatgctatagacaaattatcacaaaagtgttccgaatttgtgggtgttccgaatatgtgggatgactgtacttttcgattgcaaattaaattttacataaaaaattgtggtcaatttttttatgtaaaatttcgattttttcataaattcataacatggcggcagattttttgaccatgcttCTCTATGGATCAAAGGTTGCgggttgtcccctaaaacataccaaaaaatctgaaaaataaaaaaatacatattttgagaaattgagcttttgtgaaaaaaatgttaaataaaaatcggcatttttccgtgtacctattttttctcaatagtcctcaacaatacctacacattttggtggtttttaaactcactttttgtcactagaacttgatttccaaaaaacactatttttgcaattccgtcgtgaaactacttacttttcctgtcattcttgaacgacgaaatagcctacttttctgtaccaaaaataacagaatcgaatagcaacacttttcaaaaaaaatgctgaaaagttctacttttcagcactcaaatggttgctgaaaagttgaacttttcagcacttgtttcgaaaagttttcaacatttttttgatttaaacgatttattgataaaatacatgaaaatttgacataaaatttcactcagtgtgtgttttttggaattgcaaaaaaatgttgtatggaactcgttgcaaaacttgattttttcagcacggtgaacctcgttgtataaatgtacgactcgtgctgaaaaaataatctttttgcaactttttgcatgaactactattttagttttattttcaaacgccAACTTTTCGGATATTTCCAGAGCGGgtaaaaaatcttttaccgagttatgaatttttgaatcaatactgattttttcaaaaaatcgaaataccggtcgcacaaatttttcaacttcatttttcgatgtaaaattgaatttgatcaAAAAGACTTTAgtgacattttgataaaatgcaccgcttTCTAGTTAAGGCagtttttaggtaacttttttgcaaatagtcgcactttttaatttttttaaattggagcacatgtttgcctaccttaattttttttttggaatgctaagaaaattctctatatttcttATTTGGAACTTTTATGATACGAaccttagttgcagagatattgccaatcaatcaaaaaaatccttcaaaagataccgattttttaattatcatttttgcacggacagctgccaaatttgtatggaaaattatatggaccaaCTAatgatggcttctttgggcataccgaaggcaccaaaaatgtttcagccggattaaaaaatacaaaaaaaaactcgaatgaCCGATTTCTCAGGGAATTGCTCATCGAGGTgatgcaaaaaataatatcatcaaattaaaaaaaaaaaactttatgaaaCACTTTTCATAATAAGCTACAGACAACAAaacaatcagaaaatttcttcccTACGATAATTTCCGAATATTTCTAAAGCCTTTATatgtggcacccgtaaattctTTTATGCAATCTTGTTTACAGGagccaatgacgcaaaatgttttaaaagaaaaacaaaacatctcttttttgcGAAAAGCTAGAGAACAGCTTAACAATCCAACTTACCCTCTAGAAAACTTCATGTTACAAATTTTACACTCCACTTCTTTTTGATCGTCACTTGCTTTTTCCTGGACAACTTCGACATTTGCGGCATTAGATTCGTTCAAGTCCTCGTACCAATCGGATTGATCCGATTCCAGCGATGGTTCCGTTTCTACAGTAATCCCAACATGATTCAGTTGTGTCCGTTTATGTACTTTGACTTGAAGTCTGTGCCGCTTCGATCGCTTGTGTTTCACAAGGCTGTCCCTAAAATCGTATGGTTAATATTAGAAGTTATAATCCTAACCTAGTGCCCCTTCAACTAACTTTTTCAATGGAACATTACATATTCTGCACATTATATCCCCTTTTGATGTGTTCAACCCTCCTACTTCACTCAACTGTGCCTCAGCAATGACCAAGCTCAGCGAATTCTGCTCTGCCTCGTCGTACTCTTCATGCCCGTCACCCCCGTACGATCCATTAACCTCCAGCGACTCGAGCGTTTCGCCAGCTTGAACCTTCCCCACCGAATATCCCCCCTCGTCGATGGCATCGTTCTGCTCGATCTGCTCCATGTGGTCCTCAATGGCCGCCTGCAGGCAGTCGATCATCTGCGTCATCTCGTCCGAAAGCCAATCGTCGTCACTCCGGATGCCGCCCACGAACCGCTCCATCCAGCTCTGTCCCTTGAGGCAGCACTCCCGAAAGTCGCCCACCATCTGCAGCATCTTCCAGCAGGTTCGGCACACGATAAAGTGCTGCAGGTGAAGGTCGATGCCAAACAGCTCCCCGAGCAGATCGCGGAACTCGGTCGAGTTTTGGTGCGTGAACTCGAAAAAGTTTCCATTTGTGGGCACTTCCCGGATGCAGAGGGCGCAAAAGGTGGCGGCTGAATCGCTGATGGCGGTCGGTTCCAGCGCGGGAGCGTGCTCCTCCTCGGCGTTGATGATCAACTCTTGCTTTATAAGGATTGCCATCGCTGCGCGATACTTAGCACTATACACTTTGAACTTATATTTAAACCTATTgactaaatttttaatgaattaagATGCCGCCTGCGTGTAAACAATCCGATCTCTGTTTTGGTCCCAAATGACAggcttttaaaaacttcaaactttTGTGCATCGCAAGCATTAACACTAATGCAAGGCAGCAGTAAATTGCACTACCTGTGCCAGCTAGGGGCAACACACAAGCACATTTGTAAAATGTGTATGTAGTTGAACAGTGGGAAAACTGTTATAATGAAAATACATGGATGGTTAGAACAGTTGGAGGCAAACCAAcactaatttttatttgaagttgGCTTCTAAGGATCCGTTTGATCATATGTATCAGGCTTTTTGATCGAATCTCTATTTTTTTAGGCAAGAAATTATGATATTGAAGCAAACAGTAATTTAAGACATTCTGACAAATTAGTAACAGACTCGATTATTGGAAGATGATTCTAAGGCTGCTGCTTAGTAATCTGGATAAATGCTTATGATCAACTTGTCAActgtgaaatattgaaaaatttagaaCTGAATTAAAGCAGGCACAACAGAATACAAATTATAAGTTCATAAGTTCAAGTATCAATCTTCTAATGCTCCAAAGTGATCTTATAACATGCAATCTAATACCCCAATCGCACGGACGAGTTATAGCCGGttataagtattttcaaaatcttgTCTGGCAAAGTTTTATGAGTTAAAGGATATTTCTTCTGAAAAGTCGCTAAAAATCGATGGATTAATATAGATttccatcaacatttttatgagtAGAAAGACAGCATATTGCACATTCCACCAATATCTGTTTTGATTACATATAAGCAAAATTGTGCCCAATATTGTTGAATAAAGAGCGATTTAATTCCCATGTTTGCATGTTTTTACGAAATGTTTTCAACAtggcaattgggtactaaagccctacgcaatttttatgtacaacggtaaataacacgattaaaaacaatatctgatcactttttttttcattttaatgcaaaaatttttttttgactagacaacattttttcgatggatcaactatggtccccttggaacgagctgtcaagtaggaacttttctgtcaagaaggaccgcgaggttaatttttcaaaattgatttaaaaatccattttaaactctttgtggtcgtacaaaggttcattgtactcagaaaaataagctttatcgctgtaaacaataatatcagcaatctaagcttcattttaggatccAATTCCCTGAGTAGGCGttgtaatacttttcaatatagttttgaatgtttttttttcaccaaactaaattatttcaatgaaaactcaagtacaattttcgatgtacagtgccgcaacttttttttctctaaaatgtGTGACCAAATCACGTAgcgtaacgcttccgcctcgcaagcggtagatcggggttcaaatcccggttcGGACCAATTCAACTGGTGATTgtttctcttctggattcgattgcttggtaaagggaaggtagtgcgtTAACAATAGTTGAGTtagaaactgccactgaatccgctttgtaaatgccggccctattaatcttcaagggtgttcccctcaggaactgggaaagatttatttaaaatgtttttttttgtcaaatctaactttttttatgaatgattGAAAACcaatgaactagtgtaaaatgtattttttgcaattccgtcgtgaaactacttacttttcctgtcattcttgaacgacgaaatagcctacttttctgtaccaaaaataacagaatcgaatagcaacacttttcaaaataaatgctgaaaagttccacTTTACAGCACTGaattgggtgctgaaaagttgaactttttagcacttgtttcgaaatgtaacacttttcaacatttttttgatttaaacgatttattgccaaatacaagaaaatttgacttaaaatttcactcaatgggtgtttttcggaattgcaaaaaatgttatatggaactcgatgcaaaacttgattttttcagcactcttcgtatttatccactcgactcgtactgaaaaaaatctctttttgcaactactattaaatcaatttttctttcaaatgttgagactatagcttgttgtttaaatttttatagattttttttttatttttttgacctccTCCCCTCttgaacaaaaactttgaaaaatatttgaattggcCTAAACAAATggcaattttactaaaaattccaTTCATAGGGTGATTCTTAGAAATGCGAAAGATGTTGTAAACAACCGGTTGCCAAACTTAGTTTTTTTAGCACTGTTCCATAAATTACTATTTCGCTACAATTActtaaaagttcaacttttccaaTGCTAAAGAGTAGCACTTGTATCGAACAGTATttctattcgatttttttaatttttggtagagaaagaTGTCGTCGATCGAGAAAGACAGGGAAAAAAGCaatttcacaacggaattgaaACAGATGTTTCCAATAATTCCAGAAAATTATGAAACCATAGAAAAtgctaagtaaattttattccaACCAGTAATGTGTTTGAAACCAATGGaagaaaaaacttaatttataatcaaaatatacaaaatctTTTTCTCTTTTATCTCACGTTATATGCAACTTCTTCAtccacattttaattattttacaaGGTGTGGTGacggaacaaaacaaaacaattttttttttcaaaatccacCTCGAATTCTCGCGCACATCCTACTCTTTTCGCGTTCGTCAAATGACTGTCATTCTCGAGcaagcagctgtcaaaattcaACCATGCACGCTGAAACGCGACAACTCATTCAAAAGTTTAATGTAATTCTTTTGAAACGCAACTCATTCTTCTAGGCATTCTACCCAAATTTGAGTAAAGAAGGTTTGACCAAACAAAAAGTCgaactttatttaattatttagcaTTTACCATTTCCTAATCATTTTCGGCTTCCTTTATTTCACATTAACACTGCTCATTCCCCCCTCTCCCTCATGCCActactctttttaatttctttaatatgtttttttctcttttgttttgttgtgtTGTAACGCTCAaataaaataagacaaaaaaaaatcagctgttATTATTTCAAATATGCTAATTATCataaattgtataaaaattcaTTGTTTTCCTACGTGTTTCATAGTTTTCTTTACACTTTTGCGATACTGATATTAAATTCACACATTTCTCAGATTTCCTAGAAACTCAATCATAAGCACGAATATGAGGCAATACGGTATCAAGCCAATTACATCTCAACTCATTGCTCTTGAAATAGActgaaatttctttttaaaattcccATTCTTGAACTACTTTTACTAATTTTACACATTTAATCAGATTCCCAAGAAATTACAATCATCAACACAAATCATAAGCACAAATATGAGGCCTCTTctattgcttttattttttttttattttttttttttaacacttcTTTACCTTTTTTCAATAACTAATTATTTATAGAGTCataaaacccatggcgcatatGTGTTTATAATAAAATCACTTTAGATTTGATCTTTACTCTGTAACTTTGTTCTTCACTTTATTCAATCTCTTCTTTGATAGCCCTTTCTTTTTTGGCTTGTTTTTCTTGAGTAAACTGCCGTTTCTTTTTTGGCTTGTATTTCTTGTGTTCTTGCCCTTTCTTTTTTGGCTAGTTTTTCTTGAGTAAATCGCCGTTTCTTTTTTGGCTTGTAATTTCTTGTGTTCTTGcccttttttttttggctaGTTTTCATTTGTAAAACTGTTTGCTTCATCGAATCACTTCTTTGCCTGATTCCATCGatcttgctttgttttttttttttttcatatcacTTCTGCGCCATGGATTCATTgcccttttctttatttttcttttttcaaaataattaacagttttcatctttttttattttatttttttacgtcgGTTAGTATAAACAAACCATTAAAATTACAGTTATGTTCCTTCTAAGAACCACACActatcaaaattgatttttctagaGCTTTATATTGTGTGTACAAGTAAAGTTAAAGTTTGCACCGAGCATCTCAGGACTCCCTCGACTTATTTAAATGAATTCAATTCTTCGCGCTCAAACCTTCTGCGCCGGTTTGAgcgcgaagattttttttacagactTTTCTCTAATCCTTAcagactttgaaaaatcttctgGCACCCCAaacgcttgttttttttttatctgatgcTACAACCAGTTGGCCATCGTTTCTCTTACCTTCTTTGGTGCAATCAAGAAGACACAAAAACACATATATACCACCTTCTAGATTTCCATCTGCCGTCCTTGTGATGAAATCGCCAATTCTATTATTTTTCCTACACTACACTGAACCTGCCGAACTGCGCCATGTGGTGacggaacaaaacaaaacaatttttttttcaaaatccacCTCGAATTCTCGCGCACATCCTACTCTTTTCGCGTTCGTCAAATGACTGTCATTCTCGAGcaagcagctgtcaaaattcaACCATGCACGCTGAAACGCGACAActtattcaaaagtttaatgTAATTCTTTTGAAACGCAACTCATTCTTCTAGGCATTCTACCCAAAT
Protein-coding sequences here:
- the LOC6052328 gene encoding zinc finger protein 649 isoform X2, which translates into the protein MAILIKQELIINAEEEHAPALEPTAISDSAATFCALCIREVPTNGNFFEFTHQNSTEFRDLLGELFGIDLHLQHFIVCRTCWKMLQMVGDFRECCLKGQSWMERFVGGIRSDDDWLSDEMTQMIDCLQAAIEDHMEQIEQNDAIDEGGYSVGKVQAGETLESLEVNGSYGGDGHEEYDEAEQNSLSLVIAEAQLSEVGGLNTSKGDIMCRICNVPLKKDSLVKHKRSKRHRLQVKVHKRTQLNHVGITVETEPSLESDQSDWYEDLNESNAANVEVVQEKASDDQKEVECKICNMKFSRGDYFQKHLMTKRHLMLVDKQSGTDGADIYILPENEITPEHEVNQISPHPIVTEKIQQNNGEEGIVSTEHKCRFCQCLYANAYQLEKHIHNIHFDNMLQCRVMCKKRFLSKKNLILHEKICRDKSLTCSFCKIKCGSRKALLAHERNFHNGTVWKCKYCDRKYKKRSDLKHHHLVKHGKDAGKHCCQLCGKFFNTAKSLEYHQFTHTGTRPYSCEHCGKGFIYYTGMNRHIRDVHKIYT
- the LOC6052328 gene encoding zinc finger protein 320 isoform X1, whose translation is MAILIKQELIINAEEEHAPALEPTAISDSAATFCALCIREVPTNGNFFEFTHQNSTEFRDLLGELFGIDLHLQHFIVCRTCWKMLQMVGDFRECCLKGQSWMERFVGGIRSDDDWLSDEMTQMIDCLQAAIEDHMEQIEQNDAIDEGGYSVGKVQAGETLESLEVNGSYGGDGHEEYDEAEQNSLSLVIAEAQLSEVGGLNTSKGDIMCRICNVPLKKDSLVKHKRSKRHRLQVKVHKRTQLNHVGITVETEPSLESDQSDWYEDLNESNAANVEVVQEKASDDQKEVECKICNMKFSRGANFDRHRLTKQHQLQAKEAGYEEELGLALVGTTCTVCNLTFGRNDYFQKHLMTKRHLMLVDKQSGTDGADIYILPENEITPEHEVNQISPHPIVTEKIQQNNGEEGIVSTEHKCRFCQCLYANAYQLEKHIHNIHFDNMLQCRVMCKKRFLSKKNLILHEKICRDKSLTCSFCKIKCGSRKALLAHERNFHNGTVWKCKYCDRKYKKRSDLKHHHLVKHGKDAGKHCCQLCGKFFNTAKSLEYHQFTHTGTRPYSCEHCGKGFIYYTGMNRHIRDVHKIYT